From one Trifolium pratense cultivar HEN17-A07 linkage group LG1, ARS_RC_1.1, whole genome shotgun sequence genomic stretch:
- the LOC123918420 gene encoding uncharacterized protein LOC123918420, translated as MTDAKTQMESLRKWVVEHKLRTVGCLWLSGISGSIAYNWSRPNMKTSVKIIHARLHAQALTLAALAGAAVVEYYDHKSGEKAAQLARDPRH; from the exons ATGACGGACGCTAAAACTCAAATGGAATCTCTCAGGAAATGGGTCGTTGAACACAAACTCCGCACTGTTG GTTGTTTGTGGCTTAGTGGTATTTCGGGTTCAATTGCATATAATTGGTCTCGACCTAACATGAAAACAAGTGTTAAGATCATTCACGCCAG GTTGCATGCTCAGGCTCTTACACTGGCAGCATTAGCCGGAGCTGCAGTGGTAGAATATTATGATCATAAGAGTGGAGAAAAGGCTGCACAGCTTGCAAGGGATCCTAGGCATTGA
- the LOC123918408 gene encoding 60S ribosomal protein L22-2-like, with protein sequence MGRLDAAGSKGKKKGVITFTIDCAKPVEDKIMDIASLEKFLQERIKVGGKPGALGDAVTVSREKSKITVTSDTNFSKRYLKYLTKKYLKKHNVRDWLRVIASNKDRNVYELRYFNIAENEGEEED encoded by the exons ATGGGTCGTCTGGATGCAGCTGGTTCCAAGGGGAAGAAGAAGGGAGTGATAACATTCACCATTGATTGTGCCAAACCAGTTGAAGACAAAATCATGGACATTGCCTCTCTCGAAAAGTTTCTTCAAGAAAGGATTAAGGTTGGTGGTAAACCTGGTGCTCTTGGTGATGCTGTTACCGTTTCACGTGAGAAGAGCAAGATCACTGTTACTTCTGATACCAACTTCTCTAAACG GTATCTCAAGTACTTAACTAAGAAGTATTTGAAGAAACACAATGTACGTGACTGGCTCAGAGTGATTGCTTCTAACAAAGACAGAAATGTTTACGAATTGAGGTACTTCAACATTGCTGAAAATGAAGGAGAGGAAGAAGATTAA